The sequence ATACCGGTTCGTTGGCCGCTGCAATTATTGCTGTACCACTAGCCTTTTTATGTGCATCTAACATGGTCAAAAATAAAGTTCTCAACAATATCGGCATGTGGATACTAGGTGCGGTCCGGGCATTCCCAGAAATTGTTCTCGCAATTATTTTCGTAGCCGCAGTTGGTCCAAACCCATTTGCCGGGGTCCTTGCAATTGCAATAGGCTCGACAGGCATGCTCGGCAAGTTATACTCGGAAGTGATTGAATCAATTGATATGCATGTTATCGAAGCATTAGAAGCAAGTGGTGCAAACAAACTGCAAATTCTCTTTTACGGCATTATGCCGCAAATACTGCCGGAGTTTTTGTCCTATGCGATCTACCGTTTTGAAATAGACGTCCGTGCTTCGTCTGTACTTGGTATTGTAGGTGCTGGTGGTATTGGTACATTAATCACTTTCGCTTATATGAATCGTAACTGGGAAGAAGTCGGGATGATTTTGCTTGTGATCATTATTACTGTTACGATCATTGATCAGATTTCCGGCTTTATCAGGAGAAAAATCGTATAGATATTTTTCACTATCTCGTGTGTCTGCATTGCTAAAATTTCACATTTTCCTATCGTATAAAAAATGATGCCGAACGACACGAATGTTTCCTTGGATATTCGTGTACGTTCGGCTATCGTTTTAATTCCTTGTTAAACTGTTGTTCCCCTTACACATTTGATCAGCATTTCGTTTCGTTAAACCTTAATTCGGACGTTCGTCGTCATCGTATGAATAATGCCAGTAATGACAGCAATCATAATGACACTTATTAGTAAACTTAACCATGCAGATGCGTCCGACAAATGTAATAGTTCATAAAATGGCAGCTTAATTTTTTCACCCCATACACTGGATTGAACCATGACGATCGGGTGAGCCAATACAATGCAACCAAATCCAATCATCCACTTCTCCTGATAAAACCCGGCAGATATGAACCAGCCCACTATATAATAAAGCAATATATCCGCAAGTAATTTAAGATAAAATGAAACAGGCATTATTACTGGTTCCTTATATCCGGTCATTGCGGCGATTCCATACTCCACCCCTGAAAGGATGATGATAATAACAGAGAATGTGAAAGCCAAAGCAACCATTGACTGTATTACTCCATTAAAATAGGCAAGCCTTGTTACCCCATTTCCCACAAAATACTTGATAAAGCCTCCCATAGACAGTAAGCCACAAATAAGAAAGAAGATTCTTGATGTGTCAGCAATCGCATAGGCAATCGACCAATCCGTATTGTGCTTTTCAAAAACCGGTAAGTTAATCTGAACATCTCCGCCAAGAGCCGCAACAATTGCTGCTATAATCATGATGGCAACCGCTACACCAAGGTACCATAACATCCACGTGACGATCGTTTGATACATGGCCAATCCAACTAGACTTGCTTTCGATTTCATTCGCCATCCTCCTTCGTCAAATGAATAAATAATTGTTGTAACGTGATAGTATGAAGATCAAGGTGAAGTCGTTTAGCTTCTGCAATCTCTTCATCTGACATACTTCCATATAAAGAAACAGATTTTGTATTACCAAGTTCCTGTTCATGCAACACTTGTTTTTCTGCTGCAAATTGCATGACCTGTTCCTTCGGTCCTGTAACAGTAACCCCTCTGTTGCGCAGTTCATCCGCTTCTTCGTGTAGCAACACTTCTCCATCATCCAGTATTATTACTTCTTCGAAAAGCTGCTCCATTTCTGAAATTAAATGAGTGGATAAAATCATTATCCTAGGATGTTCGATAAAATCTTGCAGTACTTCTTCATAAAAAATTTCTCTTGCAGGGGCATCCATTCCTAAATATACTTCATCAAAAATGGTGACTGGTGCTCTGCTCGCTAAGCCGATGACAGCTTGCAACGCTGATTGCATTCCTTTTGAAAGATTGGATATGGTTTGAGATTCCGGTAATTTAAATCGTTTCATTAGATACTTAGCATAATCCTTGTCAAAGTTAGGTCTGAAGAGAGCTGTACCTTTAAGATAATCTTTCACTTTGTCTGTTTCGTCATCCCATTTCTCATCTCGAATGAAGATAACCTGCTCCATAAGATCGGCATTTTCAAATACAGGTTCACCATCCACCAACATTTCTCCGCCACTCGCCTTTCTAAATGCAGCCAAAACCGATAGCAGCGTGGTCTTTCCAGCTCCATTCCGCCCAAGCAACCCATAAATTTTCTTTCCGTCTAAATCAAACGATATATTATCAAGCACTGTATTATCCTGCAACTGCACCGTCACTTGTTTGGCTGTTATGCGATCGACCATCAATTATCCCTACCTTTCGCTTCATTAATCATTTTTTTAACTTCCTCAACCGAAATATCCAGTTTCTCTGCCTCATACAGCAGATTTAATACATAGTTGTCTCGAAATTGATGCTTTCTTTTTTCGCGCAACTGTTTAACTGCACCTTCCATCACGAACATTCCAACGCCTCTTTGTTTGTACAACACACCTTCATCCACCAGCTTGTTAAATCCTTTTAAAACTGTTGCTGGATTTATTTTGTAATGGGCGACGAGTTGATTGGTCGATGGCACCTGCTCCCCTTCCTGTAAGGTTCCATTAACAATCTCGTCTTCAATCATTTCTTTTATCTGAAGAAAAATCGGTTTCTCATCATCTAACGCAACCCGCATACTATACCCCCTTCATCATGAATGTTAAATGGTTAGTTAGTTATGTAGTTAACTATATATCGGTTTATGTATAAAGTCAATTGTTTTTTTATTCCAATATTAATGTTCGGGAAAAAGAAAATGTGAAACCAGGGGCTTATAAAGTGGGACTTCATTGCAAAATGGTCATTTTATCTGCGCTGCAAAGCTCCTGAAATAGGCTCCGCGTCCTGTGGGCACGGCTTCAGCTAGGCTAATACTTGAAAAGCATCTGTGCTGCATTGTACCGAGGAAGCCTACTTCGAAGCAATACTGGCAGACACAGGCACAGACCAAGTGGATCTTCAGCTCGCGCTGATTCCACGGGAGTCTCCGCCTATTTCCTACGCTTTAGGGAAGTGCTACAACGATTGGCACAGCTAAAAGCAGTAGCGCTAAACATGGTACATCTAACAATGAGGTAAGTCACAAAAGCGTAGCACTTTATATACTAGCAGTGATATTAGTTGTAGAGCTAGACTTTAGCGTAGGCCAACCACGGAGACTCCCGCGGGATCAAGCAGGTGCTGAAGATCCACTTTGTGAAGCGCCCTTCTTCACAAAGTTAGCTTCAGCCGTGCCCCGCAGGACGCGGAGTGGTTGGTCGAAGCGATATCCCAGCACACTAAATATCTCAACATGGATGCTTGGCTAGCGATGGCTAGTTGACATAATCCATATTATAGGAAGCTATCTTCCTATTCAGCATGATTACTTCTACGACTGTACGTATATACTTTCTTTGCTTATAAATAAGACCAAATCAACAAATGATTTGGTCTGATAAATATATTTTATTATCCAAGCAACCCTTTAATAGAATCAACGATATTCTGGAAGAAGTTTTTCACGCCTTGCCAGAAGCCTTCTGTATCACCGCCTGTTACTTCCTCCAACTTACCTTGCAAATCGGATACAATCGAATCGAGCTGATCCCTTACTTGTCCAAAGTCAATATCCAAGTTACGCATTCTTTCAAATAAATCCGTCAGCATTTGGCGATCTTCTGGACTTAGCTCAATGTTTAATTGATTTAATTGATCCTGGACGATTTGTTCAACTTCTTCTTTTGTAGCTGGATTTTGTTCAGAAATTTGTTTCTTAATTTCTGTTAATAATTCACTCACTTTTTCTTGATCTATTCCTGCTTGCTCAGCTAGATCAGTTGCAACATCTAATTCATCATTCGCTACTTCCATGCGATCTTGATCAAGTGTTTCTCCATCAACATTAAAAGCCTTATAAATGCCCGTTAATGCCGAATGTCCTGTAACTTTCACCGGGGAAGCTACTTCAATTAATGCATTCTCCACACCTGCAGTCAGTAGCGCATTGGCGTACATTTCTTTCGTTACTTGTGTAATACTATCTGGATTTACAATATTAACGACTACCCCGTATCCATCTTCTTTACGCGTAATTTTGGCAGATGAATACATATTTGAACTTGGATCACCACCGATGTAGTTTACCAGGTCTTCTGCAGTAACAATGTATTCGTCTACTTGCTCAGCATCTGTCGCGCTTAACAGATTGCGCACCTTATTTTTTTGATCATCAGACAACGCCTCACCAAGTACTAGTTTCGGTTTGCCATATCGCTCATCAATAACCGTTTCATCACCTTCACTTGCTGACACAAAAGGGGAAACAACTAGTCCCAATATCGCCAGCACAACCAGCATCCACGTGATTTTTTTCATGTAAAATACTCCTTTACACCTTTATACTTACCTTATATATTATGATAGATTTTACGAATTATGGGAAGAATTTTTGTCATTTTCTATCAATTTTACACAATTAAAAATTGGAACAGCTCCCAAGCATTGAGGAAAGCCTTGTTTTTCCTATACTTGATGACTTCATCGTTTGGAATGATTCACAGTCTCACCTGAAATAAAAAAACAGAGGTGCTGCATCTAAATCAACCCCTCTGCTTTTTCTTCGTTATCCTTTTTTCGCGATGACATCCATTTCCACACCGACACCTTTTGGTAATTGGCTTACTTCTACTGTCGCCCTTGCCGGATATGGCTCTTTCAGAAACTTCGCATATGCTTCGTTGATCGTAGCAAAATCGTCCATATTCGTAATATAAATCGTGAACTTCGCTACATTGGCGAAAGTCAATCCCACTTCCGTTAATATTGCATCCAAATTTTTCATGACTTGGTCCGTCTGTGCAGCGATATCTCCTTCCACTACTTCCATCGTTTCTGGATTTAGCGGGATTTGGCCCGAAACAAAGACCAAATCTCCCACATCAATCGCTTGTGAATATGG is a genomic window of Gracilibacillus salinarum containing:
- the phnE gene encoding phosphonate ABC transporter, permease protein PhnE — its product is MTDQHTLPQPPKSKWKLIKRISILIIILLIYIWTISSINIRWDKIFSSRTLENFDRIIPRFFQPAVAETESIIEKMIETIFIAYTGSLAAAIIAVPLAFLCASNMVKNKVLNNIGMWILGAVRAFPEIVLAIIFVAAVGPNPFAGVLAIAIGSTGMLGKLYSEVIESIDMHVIEALEASGANKLQILFYGIMPQILPEFLSYAIYRFEIDVRASSVLGIVGAGGIGTLITFAYMNRNWEEVGMILLVIIITVTIIDQISGFIRRKIV
- a CDS encoding ATP-binding cassette domain-containing protein, which codes for MVDRITAKQVTVQLQDNTVLDNISFDLDGKKIYGLLGRNGAGKTTLLSVLAAFRKASGGEMLVDGEPVFENADLMEQVIFIRDEKWDDETDKVKDYLKGTALFRPNFDKDYAKYLMKRFKLPESQTISNLSKGMQSALQAVIGLASRAPVTIFDEVYLGMDAPAREIFYEEVLQDFIEHPRIMILSTHLISEMEQLFEEVIILDDGEVLLHEEADELRNRGVTVTGPKEQVMQFAAEKQVLHEQELGNTKSVSLYGSMSDEEIAEAKRLHLDLHTITLQQLFIHLTKEDGE
- a CDS encoding GntR family transcriptional regulator; this translates as MRVALDDEKPIFLQIKEMIEDEIVNGTLQEGEQVPSTNQLVAHYKINPATVLKGFNKLVDEGVLYKQRGVGMFVMEGAVKQLREKRKHQFRDNYVLNLLYEAEKLDISVEEVKKMINEAKGRDN
- a CDS encoding DUF1002 domain-containing protein; translated protein: MKKITWMLVVLAILGLVVSPFVSASEGDETVIDERYGKPKLVLGEALSDDQKNKVRNLLSATDAEQVDEYIVTAEDLVNYIGGDPSSNMYSSAKITRKEDGYGVVVNIVNPDSITQVTKEMYANALLTAGVENALIEVASPVKVTGHSALTGIYKAFNVDGETLDQDRMEVANDELDVATDLAEQAGIDQEKVSELLTEIKKQISEQNPATKEEVEQIVQDQLNQLNIELSPEDRQMLTDLFERMRNLDIDFGQVRDQLDSIVSDLQGKLEEVTGGDTEGFWQGVKNFFQNIVDSIKGLLG
- a CDS encoding RidA family protein: MVKAIHTDRAPQAIGPYSQAIDVGDLVFVSGQIPLNPETMEVVEGDIAAQTDQVMKNLDAILTEVGLTFANVAKFTIYITNMDDFATINEAYAKFLKEPYPARATVEVSQLPKGVGVEMDVIAKKG